One genomic region from Dermacentor andersoni unplaced genomic scaffold, qqDerAnde1_hic_scaffold ctg00000039.1, whole genome shotgun sequence encodes:
- the LOC140214360 gene encoding putative nuclease HARBI1 yields the protein MAAMDDFEEFVGYLDRHEEISTGAAFEYASPPRRVVRDRLNPMELYNDDEFLCRFRFSKSAVQQLLAMLPLREHTDGRGFPVPPLLQLLITLRFYGAGTFQIVTGDLVNVSQPTVSRVIERVSTMIARSLFTALVKFPAASEVSGVMSEFYKLGKFPGVSGCIDCTHVPIKSPGGDHAEVYRNRKGYFSINVQC from the coding sequence atggcggcgaTGGACGACTTCGAGGAGTTTGTGGGCTACCTGGATCGCCACGAAGAAATATCGACTGGAGCAGCCTTCGAATACGCATCGCCGCCGCGTCGAGTAGTCAGGGATCGTTTAAATCCGATGGAGCTTTACAACGACGACGAGTTTTTGTGCCGATTCCGCTTCAGCAAAAgtgccgtgcagcagctgctcGCAATGCTGCCTCTGCGGGAACACACCGACGGACGTGGGTTCCCTGTGCCGCCTCTCCTGCAGCTCCTTATAACACTGCGGTTCTATGGAGCAGGCACATTTCAAATTGTGACCGGGGACCTCGTAAATGTTTCGCAGCCGACGGTCTCCCGGGTCATCGAGCGCGTATCTACCATGATCGCGAGAAGCCTGTTCACTGCGCTTGTGAAGTTCCCTGCCGCTTCAGAAGTGAGTGGTGTGATGAGCGAATTTTATAAGTTAGGAAAGTTTCCCGGTGTCAGCGGGTGCATTGACTGCACCCATGTGCCGATTAAGAGCCCTGGTGGTGACCACGCCGAGGTTTATCGCAACCGAAAAGGATACTTTTCGATAAATGTTCAG